From one Candidatus Woesearchaeota archaeon genomic stretch:
- a CDS encoding PAS domain-containing protein: protein MVSLETKNRILEFVKNNEMCSSTEIAEKLGINRVTITKYLAILCSERMINFKRIGMAKVWFIEKSPLLGIFGSENYNENLKRMMDLIGEGVIVLNDKGEIVWVNDLIEKINGKLKSIKGRMCYEIFNNGKINENCPAMQTLKNSKVHRSKYHTICSFFKKRSAQITSSPIFDTHKKVVGVIEIVKFEEEVK from the coding sequence ATGGTGAGTCTGGAAACGAAAAACAGGATTCTTGAGTTTGTAAAAAACAACGAGATGTGCTCTTCCACCGAGATTGCTGAAAAGCTGGGCATTAACCGGGTGACAATTACCAAGTACCTTGCAATACTGTGCTCTGAAAGAATGATAAATTTCAAGCGCATAGGCATGGCGAAAGTCTGGTTCATTGAAAAATCTCCTCTTTTGGGGATATTTGGCAGTGAAAACTACAATGAGAATCTTAAAAGGATGATGGACCTCATAGGGGAAGGGGTGATTGTTTTAAATGACAAAGGAGAAATAGTGTGGGTAAATGACTTAATCGAAAAGATAAATGGCAAATTAAAAAGCATAAAGGGCAGAATGTGCTATGAGATATTTAACAACGGCAAAATAAATGAGAATTGCCCGGCCATGCAGACCCTTAAGAACAGTAAAGTTCACCGCTCCAAATATCATACGATCTGCTCATTTTTCAAGAAGCGCTCTGCGCAGATAACGTCTTCTCCGATATTTGACACTCACAAAAAGGTTGTCGGAGTGATAGAGATCGTCAAGTTCGAGGAAGAAGTGAAATAA
- a CDS encoding adenylate kinase, giving the protein MKIILLGPPGIGKGTIAKMISSKYSIPQVSTGDLLRTNIAKGTSLGKEAKKYMDAGKLVPDNLVIDVLADRLNKTDCKNGFILDGFPRTIPQAEALDKIAKIDVVINFEASEKTIIKRLGGRRTCSKCGHIFHIENIPPKKENVCDKCGGKLYLRDDDKPEVIKQRLKTYNELTAPLIAYYSAKDLLEEINAEKTPEEIFESVVCVLE; this is encoded by the coding sequence ATGAAAATAATTTTACTGGGCCCGCCAGGCATCGGAAAGGGAACAATTGCTAAGATGATCTCTTCTAAATACAGCATTCCGCAGGTTTCAACCGGAGATCTTCTCAGGACAAACATTGCAAAAGGCACATCATTGGGAAAAGAAGCTAAAAAATACATGGATGCCGGCAAGCTTGTTCCTGATAACTTGGTTATTGATGTGCTTGCTGATAGATTGAACAAAACAGACTGCAAAAATGGATTTATTCTGGACGGTTTTCCAAGGACTATTCCGCAGGCCGAAGCATTGGATAAAATAGCCAAAATTGATGTTGTGATTAATTTTGAAGCGTCTGAGAAAACAATAATAAAAAGGTTGGGCGGAAGAAGGACGTGCAGCAAATGCGGCCATATTTTTCATATTGAAAACATACCGCCGAAAAAAGAGAATGTTTGCGACAAATGCGGCGGCAAGCTTTATTTGAGGGACGATGACAAACCAGAAGTTATAAAGCAGAGATTAAAGACATATAATGAGCTGACAGCTCCGCTAATAGCATATTATTCTGCCAAAGATCTATTGGAAGAAATAAACGCAGAGAAAACTCCGGAAGAGATATTTGAAAGCGTTGTTTGTGTTTTGGAATGA
- a CDS encoding DUF4921 family protein codes for MELRKDYLLDRWVIITEGRKRRPREFKRLVRIEPQKTCPFCPGHENLSPPEIYRVTKDGKWSARVIPNKFPAVSKVGSANIITRGFLERTSAYGSHEIVIETPFHTKQLSDLPIEDQKEIFKVYALRVKELLKDPKAKYVVVFKNEGKEGGASLQHSHAQIISYPIIPTLVREELNAFDAYMDKNYGCPYCKIIKQERNSPRFIKENGSFIAFAPYASRFNYEAWIFPKKHFKTFTDFTDREFHSLAEIINLILDRVMKVTDSYNLYFHYAPAQHDFHFHVEIAPRIAYWAGFEFSTNDVMNTISPEKAAKFYRKEK; via the coding sequence ATGGAATTAAGAAAAGACTACTTATTGGACAGATGGGTCATAATAACTGAAGGCAGGAAAAGGAGGCCTAGGGAATTCAAAAGACTTGTGAGGATTGAGCCACAGAAAACCTGCCCATTTTGCCCTGGCCATGAAAACCTCTCCCCGCCTGAAATTTACAGGGTGACAAAAGACGGCAAATGGAGCGCAAGGGTTATTCCAAATAAGTTTCCTGCTGTGAGCAAGGTAGGGTCTGCGAATATAATAACACGCGGCTTCCTTGAAAGAACATCTGCCTATGGCTCGCATGAAATAGTCATTGAAACTCCTTTTCACACAAAGCAGCTGTCAGATCTTCCAATAGAAGACCAAAAAGAAATCTTCAAGGTGTATGCATTAAGGGTGAAAGAGCTGCTGAAGGACCCGAAAGCAAAATACGTTGTTGTTTTCAAGAATGAAGGAAAAGAAGGAGGGGCTTCATTGCAGCACTCACATGCCCAGATCATTTCATATCCGATTATTCCGACACTTGTCAGAGAGGAGCTTAATGCCTTCGATGCATATATGGACAAGAACTATGGCTGCCCGTACTGCAAGATAATAAAGCAGGAAAGGAATTCTCCGAGGTTTATAAAAGAAAATGGATCCTTTATTGCATTTGCGCCTTATGCCTCGCGCTTCAACTATGAAGCATGGATCTTTCCGAAGAAGCACTTTAAGACTTTTACAGATTTTACCGACAGAGAATTTCATAGCCTTGCTGAAATAATAAATTTGATTTTAGACAGGGTGATGAAGGTTACAGATTCCTACAACCTGTACTTCCATTACGCCCCGGCGCAGCATGACTTTCATTTCCATGTCGAGATCGCCCCAAGAATTGCCTACTGGGCGGGGTTTGAATTCTCAACAAATGACGTGATGAACACAATAAGCCCGGAGAAGGCAGCGAAGTTTTACAGAAAAGAGAAATGA
- the truD gene encoding tRNA pseudouridine(13) synthase TruD: MYRIKQIPEDFAVKEISNIKLKEKGSHGVFLLKKRNCSTPEAIELISHSLNIKNKEIGYAGNKDKEAITEQIVSIKIFNDAFFEKINNLKIKNIELKFLGYSDQPISLGDLEGNSFEIIIRNLDKKEINVFLKNTKMIKSNKLKIPNYYGEQRFSKNNIEIGKLILKNKIKEAIELIIENDGFLKEKINGFLENNKNNYNAALKIIPKRVLRLYIHSYQSFLWNDIVSVFLKNYKNKKNLKIPLIGFGLDLDAVKNPKLKKIIKKTLEAEKINPRDFVLKFLPELSSEGGLRNLFIKIKGFKIIKKEKDELNKNKEKITIKFSLQKGSYATVAVDFLFKKQ; encoded by the coding sequence ATGTACAGAATAAAGCAGATTCCTGAGGATTTTGCTGTAAAGGAGATAAGCAATATCAAGTTGAAAGAAAAAGGCAGTCACGGGGTTTTTTTATTGAAAAAAAGAAATTGTTCAACTCCAGAAGCAATAGAGCTTATTTCTCATTCATTAAATATAAAAAATAAAGAAATAGGTTATGCCGGGAATAAAGATAAAGAAGCAATAACCGAACAGATTGTTTCTATTAAAATTTTCAATGATGCTTTTTTTGAAAAAATAAACAACCTGAAAATAAAAAATATCGAACTGAAATTCCTTGGTTATTCTGACCAGCCAATCTCATTAGGCGATTTAGAAGGCAATAGTTTTGAGATTATTATTAGGAATTTAGATAAAAAAGAGATAAATGTATTTTTGAAAAATACAAAAATGATAAAAAGCAACAAATTAAAGATTCCGAATTATTACGGTGAGCAGAGATTCTCAAAAAACAACATCGAGATAGGAAAATTGATCCTAAAGAATAAAATTAAAGAAGCAATTGAGCTGATTATTGAAAACGATGGCTTTCTGAAAGAAAAAATAAATGGTTTTTTGGAAAATAACAAAAACAACTATAACGCTGCATTGAAGATCATTCCAAAGCGCGTTTTAAGGCTGTATATTCACTCATATCAGAGCTTTTTATGGAATGATATTGTTTCTGTGTTCTTGAAAAATTATAAAAATAAAAAAAACCTGAAGATCCCGCTAATCGGATTTGGCTTGGATCTTGATGCCGTTAAAAATCCAAAATTAAAAAAAATAATTAAAAAAACCCTTGAAGCTGAAAAGATCAATCCGAGGGATTTTGTTTTAAAGTTTCTTCCCGAATTAAGTTCTGAAGGCGGATTGAGAAATTTGTTCATTAAGATTAAAGGCTTTAAAATTATTAAAAAAGAAAAAGATGAGCTAAATAAAAACAAAGAAAAAATAACAATAAAATTCAGCCTTCAAAAAGGAAGCTATGCGACTGTTGCAGTTGACTTCCTGTTCAAAAAACAATAA
- a CDS encoding lysylphosphatidylglycerol synthase transmembrane domain-containing protein, with protein MKKWIIISTLIGIALFISVFFRLGLGDVIETFKKANFIYLIPYLIFFIAIFIGIQYRLKIILKAHGFSISLLKLLPIGFSGFAVSYLTPSAQVGGEPVRAYLLSKQGMKYSKALASAVIDKSLELSVNAFFAFVGLILFLLKFALPRKAEIVISFSIVLLIVFLFVLYYRLARGLGFFSELFRILGFNRIKYKHILKIEKTILDMESHITKFFKHKTKTLILTLLLSLFLWICMFLEYKLALLMFGLDASFYVIFLVITVVGIAYIFPIPAALGVLEVGQASLFAIIGLPVSIGVAASILLRARDLTWTFLGLINLFLHGFKRK; from the coding sequence ATGAAAAAATGGATCATAATCTCAACATTGATCGGCATTGCATTATTCATATCTGTCTTCTTCAGGCTTGGATTGGGCGATGTCATTGAAACATTCAAAAAAGCCAATTTCATTTACCTTATCCCTTACTTGATCTTTTTCATTGCAATATTCATAGGCATACAGTACAGATTAAAAATCATATTAAAAGCCCATGGCTTCAGCATAAGCCTGCTGAAATTGCTGCCAATAGGCTTTTCAGGGTTTGCAGTAAGCTATTTGACGCCAAGCGCGCAGGTTGGCGGAGAGCCAGTCAGGGCTTATCTTTTAAGCAAGCAGGGCATGAAATATTCCAAAGCTTTGGCATCTGCTGTTATAGATAAATCGCTTGAATTGAGCGTCAATGCATTCTTCGCTTTTGTCGGCCTGATCCTTTTTTTACTGAAATTTGCATTGCCAAGAAAGGCTGAAATTGTGATATCTTTCAGCATAGTGCTTCTTATTGTTTTCCTATTTGTTCTTTATTACAGGCTTGCCCGCGGGCTTGGATTTTTCAGCGAACTGTTCAGGATTCTGGGCTTTAACAGAATAAAATATAAGCACATCCTGAAAATAGAGAAGACAATACTGGATATGGAAAGCCACATAACCAAGTTCTTCAAGCACAAAACTAAAACATTGATATTGACTTTGCTTCTCTCGCTGTTTTTATGGATATGCATGTTTCTGGAGTACAAGCTGGCATTGCTCATGTTCGGCCTTGATGCATCATTCTATGTAATATTTCTCGTCATAACAGTTGTCGGAATTGCTTATATTTTTCCTATCCCGGCAGCTCTTGGGGTGCTGGAAGTCGGCCAAGCGTCTTTGTTCGCCATTATAGGCCTTCCCGTCAGCATTGGCGTTGCTGCAAGCATTCTGCTGAGAGCAAGGGATTTAACATGGACTTTTCTTGGTTTGATAAATCTGTTTTTGCACGGCTTTAAAAGAAAATAA
- a CDS encoding winged helix-turn-helix transcriptional regulator, with protein sequence MAYKLDKKDRLILYQLDLNSRQSFNQIAKKVKLSREVVQYRVKQLEKAGIIKGYQTLIDVSKLGYLNCRFFIKFQKDTPDEENEVIEYYKKHPRFWWVDSIDGFRDLGIACWVKNMYEFFEIKEDLIKRFGNYIYDLDISVYYKFHIYKRTYLLDDKKIESPPAKSMFSPETAEFDNKDMEILRLIAPNARISSVEVSQKTGISVSNVNYRIKKMAEREIITDFRVIIDLGKIGYYWYKIEMQLDDLKIKKSMLEYFHQHPNIVYAYETVSDNDLEVEMEVQSYEEFRNVLGEIRNLFGKHIKKYHHLLWYKEHKFLFMP encoded by the coding sequence ATGGCTTATAAATTAGATAAGAAAGATAGGCTAATCCTGTATCAGCTGGATCTCAACAGCAGGCAGAGCTTTAACCAGATCGCAAAAAAGGTAAAGCTGAGCAGGGAGGTAGTGCAGTACCGCGTCAAACAATTAGAAAAAGCAGGCATAATTAAGGGCTACCAAACTTTAATTGATGTAAGCAAACTGGGGTATCTTAATTGCAGATTCTTCATAAAGTTCCAAAAAGACACGCCTGATGAGGAAAACGAAGTTATTGAATATTATAAGAAACATCCAAGATTCTGGTGGGTTGACAGTATTGATGGCTTCAGAGACTTAGGAATTGCATGCTGGGTAAAAAACATGTATGAATTCTTTGAAATCAAAGAGGACTTAATAAAAAGATTTGGAAACTACATTTATGATTTAGATATTTCAGTTTATTATAAATTCCATATTTACAAGAGAACATATTTATTGGATGATAAAAAAATCGAATCCCCTCCGGCAAAAAGCATGTTTTCACCAGAAACAGCTGAATTTGATAACAAGGACATGGAAATATTGAGGTTAATCGCCCCAAACGCAAGGATAAGTTCTGTTGAAGTTTCGCAAAAAACAGGAATAAGTGTTTCTAATGTTAATTACAGGATTAAAAAAATGGCTGAAAGGGAGATTATTACAGATTTCAGGGTGATTATCGATTTAGGGAAAATCGGCTATTACTGGTATAAAATTGAAATGCAGTTAGATGACTTAAAGATTAAAAAATCCATGCTTGAATACTTCCATCAGCACCCCAATATAGTTTATGCATATGAAACAGTAAGTGATAATGATCTTGAAGTAGAAATGGAAGTGCAAAGCTATGAGGAGTTTAGAAATGTTTTAGGTGAAATAAGAAACCTATTTGGAAAGCACATTAAAAAATATCATCACTTATTGTGGTACAAGGAGCATAAATTTTTATTTATGCCTTAA
- a CDS encoding glycosyltransferase has product MISIILPTFNEEHTIESSLRQFIKLKKKFDLELIVSDGGSTDNTVKIAKKLVDKIVVHQKSWVKTISEGRNKGAAKAKGDIIIFFDADVRLENPEKFFNAVIEKFKDPKIVGATCRTRAHLDEEKTFDRIFYSTMSSYIMFLNFIGVGASWGCQMVRKKTFDKLKGYDCYLVAGEDFEFFHRLAKEGRIYFFNKLIIRKSPRRFRKLGYPRVLWQWFLNYLFSFFGKAYSKEWKPVR; this is encoded by the coding sequence ATGATCTCCATAATACTCCCCACATTCAACGAAGAGCATACAATAGAAAGCTCCTTGAGGCAGTTTATTAAGCTGAAAAAGAAATTTGACCTTGAGCTTATTGTTTCTGACGGCGGAAGCACAGATAATACAGTTAAGATCGCAAAAAAGCTTGTTGACAAGATTGTTGTCCATCAAAAAAGCTGGGTAAAAACAATATCGGAAGGAAGAAACAAAGGGGCAGCAAAGGCAAAGGGCGACATCATTATCTTCTTCGATGCTGATGTAAGGCTCGAAAATCCTGAGAAGTTTTTTAACGCTGTTATTGAAAAATTCAAGGATCCAAAAATAGTCGGTGCAACATGCAGGACTCGCGCTCATCTTGATGAAGAAAAAACATTCGACAGGATTTTCTATTCAACAATGTCAAGTTACATAATGTTTCTTAATTTTATTGGAGTGGGAGCTTCATGGGGATGCCAGATGGTGAGAAAAAAGACCTTTGATAAGCTTAAAGGGTACGATTGTTATCTTGTCGCAGGCGAGGATTTTGAATTTTTCCATAGGCTCGCAAAGGAGGGCAGAATATATTTTTTCAATAAGCTCATTATAAGAAAAAGTCCAAGGAGATTTAGGAAACTGGGATATCCAAGAGTGCTATGGCAATGGTTTTTAAACTACTTGTTTTCATTTTTTGGAAAAGCTTACTCAAAGGAATGGAAGCCAGTCAGATAA
- a CDS encoding glycosyltransferase family protein gives MTRIIYSVNGEGLGHATRSKPIIEHLLKKHDVKILAGYRAYDYLSKFFKVDRIHSPDIIYKRDSVNITATALKWILSFPFITIPTLFKVMYMFLKFKPDIVISDFEPYSNWACNILRVPSICYDNQHIVTNAKVEFPPRYWFSAFLDTFIIVMFMAFSEYYLITTFFYPEVRSKRTFLFAPIVRKDVLKLKPQKKDHFLVYQTSHSYDYLIPILKQLKNEKFMIYKSAHHGVDQNVVYREFNEENFLEDLRTCKAIITNGGFSLISEALYLKKPILSVPVRGQFEQILNAIYLEKEGFGKFYGKLSKDAIENFVKNLEKYEKSLKKFNKVGNEDVIRKMEEIIKSHKNKT, from the coding sequence ATGACAAGAATAATCTATTCAGTGAATGGCGAAGGATTGGGCCATGCAACAAGAAGCAAGCCCATAATCGAGCATCTGCTCAAGAAGCACGATGTTAAGATCCTCGCAGGCTACAGGGCGTATGATTACTTATCAAAATTCTTTAAAGTTGACAGGATACACTCCCCAGATATAATCTACAAAAGGGATTCTGTCAACATAACTGCGACAGCATTGAAATGGATTTTATCTTTCCCGTTCATTACAATACCGACTCTCTTCAAAGTGATGTATATGTTTTTGAAATTCAAGCCTGACATTGTAATATCTGATTTCGAGCCTTATTCCAATTGGGCCTGCAATATTTTAAGGGTTCCTTCAATATGCTACGACAACCAGCACATTGTAACCAATGCAAAAGTCGAGTTTCCTCCAAGATATTGGTTCAGCGCATTCCTCGACACATTCATAATTGTAATGTTCATGGCATTTTCTGAATACTATCTTATAACAACTTTCTTTTACCCTGAAGTCAGGTCAAAAAGAACATTTCTTTTTGCGCCTATTGTAAGGAAGGATGTATTGAAATTGAAGCCGCAAAAGAAGGATCATTTTCTTGTTTACCAGACATCGCATTCTTATGATTATTTGATACCTATATTGAAGCAGCTGAAGAATGAAAAGTTCATGATCTACAAGTCAGCGCATCATGGTGTAGATCAAAATGTTGTTTACAGGGAGTTCAACGAAGAGAATTTCCTGGAAGATCTCAGGACATGCAAGGCGATAATAACAAATGGCGGCTTCAGCTTAATAAGTGAAGCGCTTTATCTCAAAAAGCCGATCTTGTCTGTTCCTGTAAGAGGCCAGTTCGAGCAGATCCTGAATGCAATCTATTTGGAGAAAGAAGGCTTTGGAAAGTTCTATGGGAAATTGAGCAAGGACGCTATTGAAAATTTTGTTAAGAATCTCGAAAAATACGAGAAGAGCCTCAAAAAGTTCAATAAGGTTGGGAATGAAGATGTTATAAGGAAGATGGAAGAGATAATAAAATCGCATAAAAATAAAACCTAA
- a CDS encoding glycosyltransferase, translating to MITIIIPALNEEEYLPVLLKSIEEQGLKDYEIIVADAGSKDKTRHIAKSFGAKVVKGGLPAAGRNRGANAAKKELLLFLDADVKLPKGFLKKTIDEFHKRKLDVATCFYKPQSRHLADHAIMNIMNVWTYLSQFFWPHAIGVCIFAKSDVHKKLNGFDETIKIAEDMDYVNRAGKIGKFRVMHAHHVLVSMRRYEKKGRLKMVISYLKGFFYRMLFGEIRDGKVMEYEFGKFKKK from the coding sequence ATGATCACCATCATAATCCCGGCATTGAACGAAGAAGAGTATCTTCCTGTTTTATTGAAATCCATAGAAGAGCAGGGCTTAAAGGATTATGAAATAATAGTTGCTGACGCAGGATCAAAAGACAAAACAAGGCATATTGCAAAAAGCTTTGGGGCAAAGGTTGTAAAAGGAGGGCTGCCTGCAGCAGGAAGAAACAGAGGCGCTAACGCTGCAAAAAAAGAGCTACTGCTGTTTCTTGACGCTGATGTAAAGCTGCCAAAAGGATTTCTTAAAAAAACAATAGATGAGTTCCATAAAAGAAAGCTCGATGTTGCAACTTGCTTCTATAAGCCGCAGAGCAGGCATCTGGCAGATCATGCCATAATGAACATAATGAATGTCTGGACTTACTTATCGCAGTTCTTCTGGCCGCATGCAATCGGAGTGTGCATATTTGCAAAAAGCGATGTGCATAAAAAGCTCAATGGGTTTGATGAAACTATAAAGATAGCTGAGGACATGGATTATGTGAACAGGGCAGGGAAGATCGGGAAGTTCAGGGTAATGCATGCGCATCATGTGCTTGTTTCAATGAGGAGATATGAGAAGAAAGGCAGGCTTAAGATGGTAATTTCATATCTTAAAGGATTTTTCTATAGAATGTTGTTTGGCGAGATAAGGGATGGCAAAGTAATGGAATATGAATTTGGAAAATTTAAAAAGAAATAA
- a CDS encoding DNA-directed RNA polymerase translates to MGEFNREPRRDFGPRGDFGPREMHKATCSECNQECEVPFKPTEGKPVFCKDCFMKRKKRF, encoded by the coding sequence ATGGGAGAATTTAATAGGGAACCCAGAAGAGATTTTGGGCCACGAGGAGATTTTGGACCAAGGGAAATGCATAAGGCAACTTGCTCGGAATGCAATCAGGAATGCGAAGTTCCATTCAAGCCAACCGAAGGCAAGCCAGTTTTTTGCAAAGACTGCTTCATGAAAAGGAAGAAAAGATTTTAG
- the ppdK gene encoding pyruvate, phosphate dikinase, with the protein MANNTEKYVYAFEEGNAKMKDLLGGKGANLAEMTNLGIPVPPGFTITTEACVLFYKLGKKYPEGAMDQVETKLKELEKKTGKKFGDDKNPLLVSVRSGAKFSMPGMMDTILNLGINPDAVEGLSELTGNERFALDSYRRFIQMFGNVVLGVKREVFESVLDEVKNLRKIKLDTELNIEELKEIISLYKKAIKQEANIDFPEDPKKQLKMAIDSVFNSWNNERAITYRRLNDIPNNLGTAVNVQTMVFGNMGDDCGTGVAFTRNPSTGDNHFYGEYLMNAQGEDVVAGIRTPHPITDLKKEMPHAYKQLEEIYHKLEKHYKDMQDIEFTIETGKLYMLQTRNGKRTAQAAVKIAVDMVKEGLITKDEALMRLEPKQLDQLLHKTIDPKAKMKVIAQGLPASPGAAVGQAVFNSERAHDWAEDGKKVILVRQETSPEDIEGMNAAEGILTARGGMTSHAAVVARGMGKCCVSGCEKVIVKEDEGEFVVGGEVVKEGDYITLNGNTGEVILGKVPTVDPELKGEFKILMEWSNAVRKLKVRANADTPHDSEVARKFGAEGIGLTRTEHMFFQEDRIKAVREMILAETAEERKRALAKIEPMQKEDFIGIFKVMSGYPVTIRLLDPPLHEFLPKEEEDIKEIAKEMKVPVEKLKNKVISLHEFNPMLGFRGCRLGVVYPEISEMQVRAIINAAIEVNKKGGKAIPEIEIPVVGFNEEILNLKPMVKRIADELIRKSGVKVDYKIGTMIELPRACIVADDLAKEVEFFSFGTNDLTQTTLGFSRDDAGKFIPKYVEQKIFEKDPFQTIDRRGVGGMMKLCIEKGRKANHELEIGICGEHGGDPNSVEFCHELGLDYVSCSPFRVPIAILAAAQAALKEKNVKASVTK; encoded by the coding sequence ATGGCAAACAATACTGAAAAATATGTTTATGCATTTGAAGAAGGAAATGCAAAGATGAAGGATCTTCTTGGCGGCAAGGGAGCTAATCTTGCTGAGATGACAAATCTAGGAATTCCAGTTCCGCCTGGATTTACAATAACAACAGAAGCATGTGTTTTGTTCTACAAGCTTGGAAAAAAATATCCTGAAGGAGCAATGGACCAGGTTGAGACAAAGCTGAAAGAGCTGGAGAAGAAAACAGGCAAGAAGTTCGGAGATGATAAAAATCCGTTGCTTGTTTCTGTAAGGTCTGGGGCAAAATTCTCAATGCCGGGAATGATGGACACTATCCTTAACCTCGGAATAAACCCAGATGCAGTTGAAGGATTGTCAGAATTAACCGGAAACGAAAGATTTGCACTTGACAGCTACAGGCGATTCATCCAGATGTTCGGCAATGTTGTTTTAGGAGTAAAACGCGAGGTTTTTGAATCAGTTCTTGATGAAGTGAAAAATCTGAGGAAAATAAAATTAGACACAGAGCTTAATATTGAAGAGCTCAAAGAGATCATCAGCCTGTATAAGAAAGCAATAAAGCAGGAAGCAAACATAGATTTCCCGGAAGATCCAAAAAAGCAGCTGAAGATGGCGATTGATTCTGTTTTCAACTCGTGGAACAATGAAAGGGCGATAACATACAGAAGATTGAACGACATTCCAAACAATCTAGGAACAGCGGTCAATGTGCAGACAATGGTGTTCGGCAATATGGGCGATGATTGCGGCACAGGAGTTGCCTTTACAAGAAACCCAAGTACAGGAGATAATCATTTTTACGGCGAATATCTGATGAATGCGCAGGGAGAAGATGTTGTTGCAGGAATAAGAACTCCGCATCCAATAACTGATTTGAAAAAAGAAATGCCGCATGCTTACAAGCAGCTTGAAGAAATTTATCATAAGCTTGAAAAACATTATAAGGACATGCAGGACATTGAATTTACAATTGAAACAGGAAAATTATACATGCTGCAGACAAGAAACGGAAAGAGAACAGCGCAGGCTGCAGTTAAGATTGCAGTTGATATGGTGAAAGAAGGGCTTATAACTAAAGATGAAGCATTGATGAGACTCGAGCCAAAGCAGCTTGACCAGTTATTGCACAAAACAATTGATCCAAAAGCTAAAATGAAAGTTATTGCGCAAGGCCTGCCAGCGTCTCCAGGAGCAGCTGTTGGCCAGGCTGTTTTTAATTCTGAAAGAGCCCATGACTGGGCTGAAGACGGCAAAAAGGTTATTCTTGTAAGGCAGGAAACTTCTCCTGAAGATATTGAAGGAATGAATGCCGCAGAAGGAATATTGACTGCAAGAGGCGGAATGACTTCACATGCTGCAGTTGTAGCAAGAGGCATGGGAAAATGCTGCGTTTCAGGATGTGAAAAAGTTATTGTAAAAGAAGATGAAGGCGAGTTTGTTGTTGGCGGTGAAGTTGTAAAAGAAGGCGATTACATAACTTTGAATGGAAATACAGGCGAAGTTATTCTTGGCAAGGTTCCGACTGTTGATCCGGAATTAAAGGGCGAATTCAAAATTTTGATGGAATGGTCGAATGCAGTAAGAAAATTGAAAGTAAGGGCTAATGCAGATACGCCGCATGACAGCGAAGTGGCAAGGAAATTCGGCGCAGAAGGAATTGGCTTGACAAGAACAGAGCATATGTTCTTCCAGGAAGACAGGATTAAAGCAGTGAGAGAGATGATTCTGGCAGAAACTGCTGAAGAGAGGAAGAGGGCATTGGCAAAAATAGAGCCAATGCAGAAGGAAGATTTTATAGGAATTTTTAAGGTTATGAGCGGCTACCCAGTTACAATAAGGCTGCTTGATCCTCCGTTGCACGAGTTTTTGCCAAAAGAAGAAGAGGATATAAAAGAGATTGCAAAGGAGATGAAAGTGCCTGTTGAAAAATTAAAGAATAAAGTCATATCACTGCATGAATTCAATCCAATGCTTGGCTTTAGAGGATGCCGCTTAGGTGTTGTTTATCCTGAGATCTCTGAAATGCAGGTCAGGGCAATAATAAATGCTGCAATTGAAGTCAATAAAAAAGGCGGAAAGGCAATTCCTGAGATTGAGATTCCTGTTGTCGGCTTTAATGAAGAGATACTGAATTTAAAGCCAATGGTGAAGAGAATAGCAGATGAGCTTATCAGGAAATCAGGAGTAAAGGTTGATTACAAGATCGGAACAATGATTGAGCTGCCTCGAGCATGCATTGTTGCTGATGATTTGGCAAAAGAAGTTGAATTCTTCTCTTTCGGGACAAATGACCTGACGCAGACAACATTGGGCTTTTCAAGGGACGATGCAGGCAAATTTATTCCAAAGTATGTGGAGCAGAAGATATTTGAAAAGGACCCATTCCAGACAATTGACAGGAGAGGAGTGGGCGGAATGATGAAGCTCTGCATTGAAAAGGGAAGAAAAGCGAATCATGAGCTTGAAATAGGAATATGCGGGGAGCATGGCGGAGACCCGAACTCAGTTGAGTTCTGCCATGAGCTTGGCCTGGATTATGTGAGCTGCTCTCCATTCAGGGTGCCGATAGCGATATTGGCTGCTGCCCAGGCTGCTTTGAAGGAGAAGAATGTCAAGGCGAGCGTGACAAAATAG